Proteins co-encoded in one Quercus robur chromosome 8, dhQueRobu3.1, whole genome shotgun sequence genomic window:
- the LOC126697443 gene encoding 40S ribosomal protein S15a-1: MVRVSVLNDALKSMYNAEKRGKRQVMIRPSSKVIIKFLLVMQKHGYIGEFEYVDDHRAGKIVVELNGRLNKCGVISPRFDVGVKEIEGWTARLLPSRQFGYIVLTTSAGIMDHEEARRKNVGGKVLGFFY, translated from the exons GTACAATGCCGAGAAACGGGGGAAGCGCCAGGTCATGATCAGGCCATCCTCAAAAGTGATAATCAAATTTCTTTTGGTTATGCAGAAGCATG GTTACATTGGCGAGTTTGAGTATGTTGATGACCATAGGGCTGGCAAAATTGTTGTTGAACTGAATGGGAGGCTCAACAAATGTGGTGTTATTAGTCCTCGTTTTGATGTGGGAGTCAAAGAGATTGAAGGTTGGACTGCAAGGTTGCTCCCCTCAAGACAG TTTGGTTATATTGTGTTGACTACTTCTGCTGGTATCATGGATCATGAAGAGGCCAGGAGAAAGAATGTTGGTGGTAAAGTGCTTGGATTTTTTTACTAG